GGTTCGCCCAAAATCTGTCTTACGATACGGATTCTATTACAGGTGCATCGTGCAAGGGGCTTGAACCCATAAATTGTGAAAAGGGTGGAACGCTGTATCTATGGACGACCGCAGTTGCCTTGCCGCAGAAATACCAGAATGAAAAGGCTAGGGGATTATTGAATGATCCCGTACAGGGCATCTGCCCCGAGGGATGGAGAATTCCCAGTAAAAAAGATTGGGAAACTCTAAACACCTATGTTGAGCAGAACAAGAAGGCTAGCACGGTCGCGGAGGCTTTAAAGGCCAAGGGCGCATGGAATTTTGGCTATAACGAGCAAATTACAGATGAGTTCGGTTTTTCAGTCGTTCCTGCCGGAACCTCGGCTGGAAGTGGTGATTATTACACCCGCTTCTGGTCTACAACCGAATCGGAAGTTTATCAAAATGGCGTTTTTCAATGGGAACTGACGGAAAATGCAGGTCCCTACATCGCTGAAGATATTAACAAGAAGACTCCTGTTTCCGTTCGTTGCCTAAAGAACAAGGAATAGATTTCCCTCTATGTCCACATTCACGAAGTACATCCAGAACGAGGAACACTACTCCGAGGTGATTTCGCGCATCGCGAAGGTCCGCAATACGCTGTGGATCGGTACCGCCGATATCAAGGATGTCTATGTGAAGCAGGATGGCGACGCGATTCCCCTGCTGGGGCAAATTGCCGGCCTCTTGAAACGCGGGGTGGGCGTGCGCTTAATTCATGCGAAGGAACCTGGCCCGAACTTCCGTGAAGATTTTGACCGGTTCAAGATTCTCGCAACCGACCTGGAACGCGTGATGTGCCCGCGGGTGCATTTCAAGATGATGATTTTCGACCTGGAGACGGCCTACATCGGGTCTGCGAACCTCACGGGTGCGGGCATCGGCATGAAGAGTTCCCTGCGCCGCAATTTCGAGGCGGGTATCCTCACGAACGATCCTGCACTTGTCGAGCCTGCCATCGAGCAGTTCGATACGCTCTGGATGGGCTCGCACTGCAAAAAATGCGGCCGTCAGGAATTCTGCGGCGACCGCATCAAGTAGATACCCACCTTTTTTGCATTTTTCCTGCAAGGCGGGCGTTCTTTTTCGCCCGTAATTGTGTATTTTTCATAAAAAAGACGCTGCACCGCGAGGTGCGGTTTTTGAGGTATATATGCAAAAACTGATTATTACGACTTTCGTGCTCCGCGTGCTGGGCCTCGCCCTGATTGTCCTTGGCCTTTCGGGCTTCGGGCACAACCTGATTTACAATACATTCCCCGGACTCGAAGGCTATTCCCTCAATCCGGTCTGTTACGCGGGCATCGTGATTTATGTTGCTGGCGCACTCATCTATTTCTTTGTGAACAAGAAACGTCGCGCCGATCGCCGCCGCGAAGAGATTGAAGAGGCTGAGGAACGTGCCTTCCAGAGTTCTGCCAAGGAAGATGGCAAGGACGCATAGGTGAATTATGAGTGATCTGATGATAAAGATTGAACATCTGCACAAGACTTACCGCAGCGGTTTCTTGATGAAGCCGAAGCTTGCGCTCAAGGATGTGAGTTTCAGTGTGGAACCGGGCCAGGTGTATGGTTTTATCGGCCCCAATGGTGCGGGCAAGTCTACGACCATCAAGGTGCTGACGGGCCTGTTGAACTATGAATCGGGCACGGTGTTGGTGAACGGCATCAGCCCGCGCGACGTGAAGAGCCGCCGCTTCATAGGCTATTCTCCGGAGCAGCCGTATTTTTACGATTACCTCACTGGCCGCGAACTGCTGCGTTTTTACGGCAAGCTCGTCGGGCTCGACGGTGCGGAACTGGACAAACGTATCGGCTGGGCGCTCGACCTGCTGCATGCGAACAAGGACTGGATCGATCGCCGCCTGCGTTCGTACTCCAAGGGCATGATGCAGCGTGTGGGGATTGCGCAGGCGATTCTCTCCAAGCCGAAACTGCTGATTCTCGACGAACCGATGAGCGGACTCGACCCGATGGGACGCCGCGACGTGCGCGAAGCCATCATGGAACTCAACCGCGATGGCGTGACCATTTTCTATTCAAGCCACCTGCTCAGCGACGTGGAAAGCATTAGCCACAAGGTCGCGATGATCGTGGATGGCAAGATTGTTCGCGAAGGGACGGTCGACGAGA
The sequence above is drawn from the Fibrobacter sp. UWR2 genome and encodes:
- a CDS encoding phospholipase D-like domain-containing protein yields the protein MSTFTKYIQNEEHYSEVISRIAKVRNTLWIGTADIKDVYVKQDGDAIPLLGQIAGLLKRGVGVRLIHAKEPGPNFREDFDRFKILATDLERVMCPRVHFKMMIFDLETAYIGSANLTGAGIGMKSSLRRNFEAGILTNDPALVEPAIEQFDTLWMGSHCKKCGRQEFCGDRIK
- a CDS encoding ABC transporter ATP-binding protein, with the translated sequence MIKIEHLHKTYRSGFLMKPKLALKDVSFSVEPGQVYGFIGPNGAGKSTTIKVLTGLLNYESGTVLVNGISPRDVKSRRFIGYSPEQPYFYDYLTGRELLRFYGKLVGLDGAELDKRIGWALDLLHANKDWIDRRLRSYSKGMMQRVGIAQAILSKPKLLILDEPMSGLDPMGRRDVREAIMELNRDGVTIFYSSHLLSDVESISHKVAMIVDGKIVREGTVDEITESCGVEYHVRTRKAILESDLPQGISLAGHPMEFVCEDDAARDRLLGYCLSNGIAVEKMDHKRPSLEDILTEEIARADA